From one Oncorhynchus clarkii lewisi isolate Uvic-CL-2024 chromosome 6, UVic_Ocla_1.0, whole genome shotgun sequence genomic stretch:
- the LOC139411352 gene encoding protein C19orf12 homolog isoform X1, with translation MWACPKRMSRHSPRSYLFFTNAHYTQTVTHHRSARSDGRKATMAPRMDDVMQLCCDLSANQQIKAAVKNSGKGSAVAGGTAFLGGILGGPPGIAVGGAVGGLLGWWMTSGQFRPLPQIIMELPPHQQQRLYADIMAVLGSLDWTDLAQLTALVIGNATLQQQVTAALLSYITKELRAEVRYGD, from the exons ATGTGGGCTTGTCCTAAACGAATGTCCCGTCATTCACCGCGGTCCTATTTGTTTTTTACCAACGCTCATTATACACAAACAGTTACACATCATCGAAGTGCGAGATCTGACG GGAGAAAAGCTACAATGGCTCCACGTATGGATGATGTCATGCAACTATGCTGTGACCTGTCTGCAAATCAGCAGATAAAAGCAGCAGTGAAGAATTCTGGGAAAGGATCAGCAGTGGCAGGAGGGACTGCATTTTTAGGAGGTATTCTAGGTGGTCCCCCAGGGATTGCTGTTG GTGGTGCAGTAGGTGGCCTGTTGGGATGGTGGATGACCAGTGGACAGTTCAGACCTCTCCCTCAGATCATCATGGAGCTGCCTCCCCACCAGCAGCAGAGGCTCTATGCTGATATCATGGCCGTTTTGGGCTCACTGGACTGGACAGACCTGGCCCAGCTGACCGCTCTGGTCATAGGGAATGCTACTCTCCAGCAGCAGGTCACTGCTGCCCTACTCAGTTATATCACAAAGGAACTGAGAGCAGAGGTGAGATATGGGGACTGA
- the LOC139412153 gene encoding pleckstrin homology domain-containing family F member 2-like, with the protein MVVKRELSDLLPRHRLLQRKQDINHKTESKSVVIQLIMVDQLAFTQENRERIQAVENSFGPSGKSLFRPGRVLIGEGRLMKLCRRRPQPKVFYLFNDILVYGSIILHGHWHKNQQIISLEDIQLEDLEDGVSMENQWLIRTPRKSFYVSAASAEEKHAWMKHIEDCKFKQLQHAGCQPGCTFATTWIPDRASAICMRCSKTFRVNKRRHHCRRCGFVVCNACSKNRAVICHISTKPVRVCRLCHLSLQDHGALTQDEVRSRGDSDGRNCSDEYELVMPEYEATIDDEADERVDDHAPHKWVESQINSWSPYNYLKPHHQSPNLTGLSSHLT; encoded by the exons ATGGTGGTCAAACGGGAACTAAGCGATTTACTACCGAGACACAGACTGCTGCAGCGTAAACAAGATATTAATCAcaaaacagagagtaaaag TGTTGTAATCCAGCTCATCATGGTGGACCAGCTGGCTTTCACACAAGAGAACAGAGAGCGGATCCAGGCAGTGGAGAACTCCTTTGGCCCCTCTGGGAAGTCCCTGTTCAGACCTGGCCGGGTCTTGATAGGCGAGGGGCGGCTGATGAAGCTGTGTCGACGCCGCCCACAGCCCAAAGTATTTTACTTGTTTAATGACATTTTGGTCTACGGTAGCATCATCCTTCATGGACACTGGCACAAGAACCAGCAGATAATCTCCCTGGAGGATATCCAGCTAGAGGACCTGGAGGACGGGGTCAGCATGGAGAACCAGTGGCTGATCCGCACCCCACGAAAGTCATTTTACGTGTCAGCTGCCTCTGCTGAGGAGAAGCATGCCTGGATGAAGCACATCGAAGACTGCAAGTTCAAGCAGCTGCAGCATGCCGGCTGCCAGCCCGGATGCACCTTCGCCACCACCTGGATCCCTGACCGGGCGTCCGCCATCTGCATGCGCTGCTCTAAAACATTTCGGGTCAACAAACGACGCCACCACTGTCGTCGCTGCGGCTTCGTCGTCTGCAACGCCTGCTCCAAGAACCGGGCCGTAATCTGCCACATCTCTACTAAGCCTGTGAGGGTATGTCGACTGTGTCACCTCAGTCTCCAGGACCATGGGGCGCTGACCCAGGACGAGGTGCGTTCACGGGGGGACAGTGATGGGAGGAACTGCTCTGATGAATACGAACTGGTCATGCCCGAGTACGAGGCGACTATCGACGATGAGGCAGATGAGCGGGTAGATGACCACGCACCACACAAGTGGGTTGAGTCTCAGATCAACTCTTGGTCCCCGTATAACTATTTAAAACCGCACCATCAAAGTCCCAATCTCACTGGCTTGTCAAGCCACTTGACTTGA
- the LOC139411352 gene encoding protein C19orf12 homolog isoform X2, translated as MAPRMDDVMQLCCDLSANQQIKAAVKNSGKGSAVAGGTAFLGGILGGPPGIAVGGAVGGLLGWWMTSGQFRPLPQIIMELPPHQQQRLYADIMAVLGSLDWTDLAQLTALVIGNATLQQQVTAALLSYITKELRAEVRYGD; from the exons ATGGCTCCACGTATGGATGATGTCATGCAACTATGCTGTGACCTGTCTGCAAATCAGCAGATAAAAGCAGCAGTGAAGAATTCTGGGAAAGGATCAGCAGTGGCAGGAGGGACTGCATTTTTAGGAGGTATTCTAGGTGGTCCCCCAGGGATTGCTGTTG GTGGTGCAGTAGGTGGCCTGTTGGGATGGTGGATGACCAGTGGACAGTTCAGACCTCTCCCTCAGATCATCATGGAGCTGCCTCCCCACCAGCAGCAGAGGCTCTATGCTGATATCATGGCCGTTTTGGGCTCACTGGACTGGACAGACCTGGCCCAGCTGACCGCTCTGGTCATAGGGAATGCTACTCTCCAGCAGCAGGTCACTGCTGCCCTACTCAGTTATATCACAAAGGAACTGAGAGCAGAGGTGAGATATGGGGACTGA
- the LOC139411351 gene encoding tumor protein p53-inducible nuclear protein 2 isoform X2 has protein sequence MYLDDNETYEELIEFEEGGWVIINIQENNSLTPPEEDPLENLLIEKHPSMSVYQIRHQTSDEEDSDEEDASPRPVPVKQHVSWRLAAWGSPLPCNVQLLAIQRARTHMECKELTRSALQRQNLAKMRFSPSDRRFGHFKQPCQRLYNY, from the exons ATGTATCTAG ATGACAATGAAACCTATGAGGAGCTCATTGAGTttgaggagggaggatgggtCATTATCAACATTCAAG AGAACAACTCCTTGACCCCGCCTGAGGAAGACCCTTTGGAGAACCTGCTGATTGAGAAGCATCCCAGTATGTCTGTATACCAGATCAGACACCAGACCAGTGATGAGGAAGACTCAGATGAAGAGGATGCTTCTCCCAG GCCTGTGCCAGTCAAACAACATGTGTCCTGGAGGTTAGCTGCCTGGGGCAGCCCGCTTCCATGCAACGTCCAACTGCTTGCCATACAGCGAGCCAGGACTCACATGGAGTGCAAGGAGCTGACCAGGAGTGCTCTCCAGAGACAGAACCTTGCCAAGATGCGATTCTCCCCCTCTGACAGACGCTTTGGTCACTTCAAACAACCCTGCCAGCGCCTGTACAACTACTGA
- the LOC139411351 gene encoding tumor protein p53-inducible nuclear protein 2 isoform X1, translating to MIGKIFAHFLGSTDDDFSTDDNETYEELIEFEEGGWVIINIQENNSLTPPEEDPLENLLIEKHPSMSVYQIRHQTSDEEDSDEEDASPRPVPVKQHVSWRLAAWGSPLPCNVQLLAIQRARTHMECKELTRSALQRQNLAKMRFSPSDRRFGHFKQPCQRLYNY from the exons ATGATTGGAAAGATATTTGCCCATTTCCTTGGTAGCACAGATGATGATTTTTCCACAGATGACAATGAAACCTATGAGGAGCTCATTGAGTttgaggagggaggatgggtCATTATCAACATTCAAG AGAACAACTCCTTGACCCCGCCTGAGGAAGACCCTTTGGAGAACCTGCTGATTGAGAAGCATCCCAGTATGTCTGTATACCAGATCAGACACCAGACCAGTGATGAGGAAGACTCAGATGAAGAGGATGCTTCTCCCAG GCCTGTGCCAGTCAAACAACATGTGTCCTGGAGGTTAGCTGCCTGGGGCAGCCCGCTTCCATGCAACGTCCAACTGCTTGCCATACAGCGAGCCAGGACTCACATGGAGTGCAAGGAGCTGACCAGGAGTGCTCTCCAGAGACAGAACCTTGCCAAGATGCGATTCTCCCCCTCTGACAGACGCTTTGGTCACTTCAAACAACCCTGCCAGCGCCTGTACAACTACTGA
- the LOC139411353 gene encoding ribonuclease P protein subunit p29, with protein MERLVQASLPPDQGHILGIVSQSDKQAEMFTNGFLKNSLPGMSKKEIGDFMLHKAVVLKYAKKEKKKKNKKRAKGLNAKQRREMKVFQLKPEHQKYELFLPLHELWEQYIRDLCNGLKPESNPQTIQQRLLKADFHGAILTVARSKCPSYVGTTGILVQEMKHVFKIITKEDKLKVIPKRNSVFAVEIDGFVSHIYGSKFELRSSERSAKKFKVKGTIDL; from the exons ATGGAGA GACTCGTGCAGGCTAGCCTACCTCCTGATCAGGGACACATTCTGGGTATAGTG TCTCAGAGTGATAAGCAGGCGGAGATGTTCACAAATGGCTTTCTGAAGAACAGTTTACCGGGTATGAGCAAGAAGGAAATCGGCGACTTCATGCTTCACAAGGCTGTGGTTCTAAAGTATGCAAAaaaggagaagaaaaagaaaaacaaaaagaGAGCCAAGGGTCTCAATGCTAaacaaaggagagagatgaaggtctTTCAGCTGAAACCAGAGCATCAAAA ATATGAGCTTTTCTTGCCCTTGCATGAGCTATGGGAACAGTACATCAGAGATCTGTGCAACGGATTGAAACCAGAGAG CAACCCACAGACAATTCAGCAGAGGCTGTTGAAGGCTGATTTTCATGGTGCCATTCTTACAG TGGCCAGGTCCAAATGCCCCTCGTATGTAGGCACCACAGGAATCCTAGTGCAGGAGATGAAACATGTCTTCAAAATCATCACAAAGGAGGACAAACTGAAAG TCATACCGAAGCGAAACAGTGTGTTTGCTGTGGAGATCGATGGCTTTGTCTCCCATATCTACGGTAGCAAGTTTGAACTCCGCTCAAGCGAGCGATCCGCAAAGAAATTTAAAGTCAAAGGAACCATAGACCTGTGA